In Callospermophilus lateralis isolate mCalLat2 chromosome 10, mCalLat2.hap1, whole genome shotgun sequence, a single genomic region encodes these proteins:
- the Ackr4 gene encoding atypical chemokine receptor 4, whose protein sequence is MALEQNQSTDYYYEENEMNGTYDYSQYEMICIKEEVRNFAKVFLPAFFAIAFILGLAGNSIVVAIYAYYKKQRTKTDVYILNLAVADLLLLFTLPFWAVNAVHGWILGKMMCKATSALYTVNFVSGMQFLACISIDRYWAVTKAPSQSGVGKPCWIICFCVWTAAILLSIPHLVFNTVNDNMRCITIFPHHLGKYMKASIQILEICIGFVIPFLIMGVCYSLTARTLIKMPNIKKARPLKVLLTVVIVFIVTQLPYNIVKLCQAIDTIFFLITDCDMSKRMDVAIQITGSIALFHSCLNPILYVFMGASFKNYIMKVAKKYGSWRRQRQNVEEIPFDSEGPTEPTSSFTI, encoded by the coding sequence ATGGCTTTGGAGCAGAACCAGTCAACAGATTACTACTATGAGGAAAATGAGATGAATGGCACTTATGACTACAGCCAGTATGAAATGATCTGTATAAAAGAGGAGGTCAGAAATTTTGCAAAAGTTTTCCTCCCTGCCTTTTTCGCAATAGCTTTCATCCTTGGACTTGCAGGCAATTCCATCGTTGTGGCAATTTATGCCTATTACAAGAAACAGAGAACCAAAACAGATGTATATATCCTGAATTTGGCTGTGGCAGATCTACTCCTCTTATTCACTCTGCCTTTTTGGGCAGTTAATGCAGTTCATGGGTGGATATTAGGGAAAATGATGTGTAAAGCAACATCAGCCTTATATACAGTAAACTTTGTCTCAGGAATGCAATTTCTGGCTTGTATCAGCATAGATAGATATTGGGCAGTAACTAAGGCTCCCAGCCAATCAGGAGTGGGAAAACCTTGCTGGatcatttgtttctgtgtctggaCAGCTGCCATCTTGCTGAGTATACCCCACCTGGTTTTTAATACAGTAAATGACAACATGAGGTGCATTACCATCTTTCCCCACCACCTAGGAAAATACATGAAAGCATCAATTCAAATACTGGAAATCTGCATTGGATTTGTCATTCCCTTTCTTATTATGGGAGTATGTTACTCTCTAACAGCAAGGACTCTCATCAAGATGCCAAACATTAAAAAAGCCCGACCCCTCAAAGTTCTGCTCACAGTTgtcatagttttcattgtaactCAGCTGCCCTATAACATTGTCAAGTTATGCCAAGCCATAGACACCATCTTCTTTCTGATCACTGACTGTGACATGAGCAAACGCATGGATGTTGCCATCCAAATCACAGGGAGCATCGCACTCTTTCACAGCTGCCTCAACCCAATCCTGTATGTTTTTATGGGAgcctcttttaaaaattatattatgaaAGTTGCCAAGAAATATGGATCCtggagaagacagagacaaaatgTAGAGGAGATTCCTTTTGATTCTGAGGGTCCTACAGAGCCAACCAGTTCTTTTACCATTTAA